One stretch of Rhipicephalus sanguineus isolate Rsan-2018 chromosome 10, BIME_Rsan_1.4, whole genome shotgun sequence DNA includes these proteins:
- the LOC119406741 gene encoding uncharacterized protein LOC119406741 — protein sequence MLSMYVSEDHRDWDCTLPFVTFAYNSSRHDVTGYSPFYLLYGRDPLLPLDSLLPSEANSTTFYAHDAIARAATARRVARDRLLASQADQKRLYDSHHRDMRFSPGSLVLLWLPSRRVGLSEKLLPRYAGPYRVLRQVTEVTYEISPLTPKPSSPSPAAYVTSATQGGPFTCKLCEKLADVNVRLTGLEGHRDDAPRLKMEALEALVQELTVKLQQQLHRVDIPQTRHTT from the exons ATGTTATCGATGTACGTGTCTGAGGATCATCGAGATTGGGACTGCaccttaccgttcgtgacgtttgcctataattcgtcgcgtCACGACGTTACTGGCTATTCTCCGTTCTATCTGCTGTATGGCCGCGACCCGCTCTTGCCTCTCGACTCGCTACTtccttcagaggcaaactcaaccacattctacgctcacgacgccatcgcTCGAGCGGCGACGGCACGTCGCGTTGCCCGTGACCGACTCCTGGCGTCTCAGGCCGACCAAAAGCGCCTGTACGACAGCCACCACCGGGACATGCGTTTCAGCCCTGGCTCCCTGGTCTTGCTCTGGCTGCCTTCGCGTCGCGTTGgcctgagtgaaaaactgctgccgCGCTACGCTGGACCTTACCGAGTTCTTCGCCAAGTAACCGAAGTCACCTACGAGATCTCGCCACTCACCCCCAAGCCTTCGTCCCCCTCACCAGCTGCAT ACGTTACATCGGCGACGCAGGGAGGGCCCTTCACGTGCAAACTGTGCGAAAAGTTAGCTGACGTCAACGTGAGACTGACCGGTCTTGAGGGCCACCGCGACGATGCGCCCCGTTTAAAAATGGAGGCGCTCGAAGCCCTGGTTCAAGAGCTCACCGTAAAGCTCCAACAGCAGCTACATCGTGTGGACATACCACAGACGCGGCACACGACATGA